A genomic segment from Candidatus Brocadia sinica JPN1 encodes:
- a CDS encoding aminotransferase class V-fold PLP-dependent enzyme, protein MIYLDNAATTFPKPEVVYKTMDTFYRTLGANPGRSGHRMAVAAEKEIEDTRNVVARLFGIKDSRRLILTFNATDAINMGIKGLLKPGDHAITTFLEHNAVSRALNGLEKKKMITVTKVRNSPEGLVDPDDVKNAITSKTRLLVMTHAPNVLGTIQPIREIGRIARKNDIIFMVDAAQAAGVCEISVDDYSIDMLAFTGHKGPLGPTGTGGLYVGERLTLEPWREGGTGFEPASLSQPAELPFKLESGTPNTVGIAGLRAGVEYVLSTGIDTIRAHEQRLTNKIIHAFKDDQRFVLYGTTDISQKVGILSINVKGFKPAEVGAILDQSFDIAVRPGLHCAPFAHQMMRTFPDGTVRISPGFFNTEEDVDQIIRALDKIASERI, encoded by the coding sequence ATGATCTATTTAGATAACGCAGCAACGACGTTTCCAAAACCAGAGGTTGTATACAAAACAATGGATACCTTTTACCGGACACTGGGCGCCAACCCGGGGCGTTCAGGGCATAGGATGGCGGTAGCAGCAGAAAAGGAGATTGAAGATACCCGCAATGTTGTTGCTCGATTATTTGGTATCAAAGATTCAAGGAGACTTATTCTCACGTTTAATGCCACGGATGCTATAAATATGGGGATTAAAGGGTTACTCAAACCGGGCGACCATGCCATCACAACCTTTCTTGAACATAATGCTGTCTCTCGCGCCCTCAATGGGCTTGAAAAGAAAAAGATGATTACGGTAACCAAGGTGAGAAATTCTCCGGAAGGCCTTGTTGATCCCGATGATGTCAAAAATGCCATCACATCCAAAACGCGATTACTTGTTATGACACATGCCCCGAATGTCCTTGGTACGATTCAACCAATCCGGGAGATTGGCAGAATCGCAAGAAAAAATGATATTATTTTCATGGTGGATGCCGCTCAGGCGGCAGGGGTATGTGAAATTAGCGTTGATGATTACTCTATTGATATGCTTGCATTTACGGGACACAAGGGCCCTTTAGGACCAACAGGAACCGGAGGACTTTATGTAGGAGAACGGTTAACTTTAGAACCCTGGAGAGAAGGGGGAACGGGCTTCGAGCCAGCCTCGTTGTCTCAGCCAGCAGAATTACCCTTCAAACTGGAGAGCGGTACTCCCAATACGGTTGGGATTGCAGGTCTTAGGGCCGGGGTTGAATACGTCTTATCAACAGGGATTGACACAATCAGGGCACACGAACAACGATTGACCAATAAAATCATACACGCTTTCAAAGATGACCAGCGCTTTGTTTTGTATGGCACAACGGACATATCCCAGAAGGTAGGTATCCTGTCAATAAATGTAAAAGGATTTAAACCTGCAGAGGTTGGTGCCATTCTCGATCAATCCTTTGATATTGCTGTACGTCCTGGTCTTCATTGTGCGCCGTTCGCCCACCAGATGATGAGAACATTTCCAGACGGTACAGTGAGAATCAGTCCGGGATTTTTTAATACAGAAGAGGACGTAGATCAAATCATAAGAGCGCTGGATAAAATTGCCAGCGAAAGGATATAA
- a CDS encoding ThiF family adenylyltransferase, which translates to MSERYARQILFYGIGSQGQKILMQKSAVLVGCGALGCTSANLLVRSGVKCLKIIDRDYIEESNLQRQSLFDEEDISKNLPKAVAAQKKLQKVNSHVRVESFIADLNPSNIETLLETADIVIDGTDNFETRFLVNDYCVKKGIPWIYGACIGGMGLTMNIVPSKTPCFRCILENIPSFGTIETCDTEGIIAPIASMIASIQVAEALKILTDNFERLRKGLLQIDLWRNEMKRLYVEDIKEKSDCITCKQRNYEFLLKNTYSLATSLCGRNAVQILHSNGSKLDLKRLAVRLEKVGDVSFNSFLLRLKIDKYELTVFTDGRSIITGTNDASIAKGLYAKYIGM; encoded by the coding sequence ATGTCAGAACGTTATGCACGGCAGATACTATTCTACGGCATAGGTAGTCAGGGGCAAAAAATACTTATGCAGAAGAGTGCCGTGCTTGTCGGCTGTGGCGCATTAGGCTGTACCTCTGCAAATCTTCTTGTCCGTAGCGGGGTAAAGTGTCTAAAAATTATAGACCGTGATTATATCGAAGAAAGCAACCTGCAACGCCAATCTTTATTTGACGAAGAAGATATCAGTAAAAACCTTCCAAAAGCTGTCGCCGCGCAAAAGAAACTTCAAAAAGTTAATTCTCATGTCCGGGTTGAATCATTCATTGCAGACCTCAATCCATCGAATATTGAAACCCTTCTAGAAACTGCAGATATTGTCATTGATGGAACCGATAACTTTGAAACCCGGTTCCTGGTGAATGATTATTGCGTAAAAAAAGGAATACCATGGATTTATGGGGCGTGTATCGGAGGTATGGGTTTGACCATGAACATTGTCCCATCAAAAACCCCCTGTTTCCGGTGCATACTTGAAAATATTCCGTCTTTTGGTACTATTGAAACATGCGATACGGAAGGAATCATTGCACCCATTGCCAGCATGATTGCCTCCATTCAGGTAGCAGAAGCGTTAAAAATCCTGACGGATAATTTTGAGAGATTGAGGAAAGGTCTTTTACAGATCGACCTCTGGCGCAATGAAATGAAAAGGTTGTATGTAGAAGATATTAAAGAGAAATCCGATTGTATAACATGCAAGCAACGCAATTATGAATTCTTATTGAAAAATACGTACTCACTGGCTACCTCTTTGTGTGGCAGAAACGCCGTACAAATTTTACACTCCAACGGATCAAAACTCGACTTAAAGAGGCTTGCAGTGCGGCTGGAAAAAGTGGGAGACGTATCTTTTAATAGCTTTTTGTTACGTTTAAAGATCGATAAATACGAGTTAACGGTATTTACCGATGGCCGGTCAATTATTACGGGCACGAATGATGCATCAATTGCAAAGGGGCTTTACGCAAAATATATAGGGATGTAA